The Ignavibacteriota bacterium genome contains the following window.
CTGCTTTTCATAATACACCTCCATTTTTCTTGCTTGCTTTGTAGATAATGTAAGCTCCAAATCCTACAAGTATGAGGGGCCAGATGTAGCTTAAATCAATTTGAGGTATAAATCTTTTTAATAAAAACAACATTCCGAATGCTATTAATATGGAGCCGCCAATTATCCTTCTTTGATTTTGCCTCGCTTCGTATATGATTTTCTCAACTTCCGGTACTTCAGCTTTAACATCTTCAGAGAACTCAACACCTTCGATATCATCACTAAGAGGAACAAAAATCCATAATGCAATATAAACAATAAGGCTAAGCCCCCAAGCAAATAACGATACAATAAATATAACCCTTATAATTACAGGGTCAACATCAAAATACTCTCCTAATCCACCGGCTACACCACCTATGAATTTATTCCTGCCGGACCTGTATAATTGCTTTGTCATTTCAGCACCTTTTAATTTAATTGTATTTGTTTTATTTAATATTACGCTGTGGTTATTTACAAGTTTCAAAGATAATATTTTTTTTCTTTTTTTATAGAAAATTATTTACATGTTTACCGTCTTTATTTATTTTAATCAAAATGGAAGCTAAATTTACTTATCTATTGCTGAATTTGTTTACAATTTCATATCCATTGGCTCAGAGTTTCGAATGGAGACTGACATATTATAAAAGCTGGTATGCTCTATTTCCTGCGATGCTACTAACAGGCATTTTTTTCATTGTTTGGGATGTTCTGAAAACCTGGTATGGAGTATGGTCATTTAATCCTGAGTATTTAATCGGAATAAATATCATAAATCTTCCTTTAGAAGAATGGCTGTTTTTTGTCACAGTTCCTTATGCTTGTGTATTTATCTATGAAGTTATGAATTATTATGTAAAAAAAGATGTTTTTGGCAATATTTCAAAGCAAATTTCTTTAATTCTCGGTATTTTTATTTTAGTAAGCGGGCTTCTGAACAATGATAAGGCATATACTTTTGTTATGTTTTCGTTACAGGGAATTTATTTAATTTTGATGTCCTTATATTTCAAGCCCAAATGGTTTGGCAGGTTTTTTCTTGCCTATCTTGTATCTCTTATTCCTTTTGGATTAGTAAACGGCATCCTGACTGCTCTTCCAGTAGTAATTTACAATAATGCTGAGAATCTTGGAATCAGACTTTACACAATCCCTATCGAGGACACCATGTACAGTATGATGCTTATGATGATGAATATTCATTTATACGAATTTTTCAAAAGCAAGTCACTAAAAAAACATCTTAGAATTAATTCATATTGAAAAGCCCCCAAATAATTGGAGGCTTTTCTGAAATCATAATTTCAAAACAAGAAACAGACTATCCCTTAATTGCTTTCACTTTTTCGGTTAATTTTGGTAATATATCGAATATATCACCTACTAAACCATAGTCAGCAACTTTGAAAATCGGTGCATCTTTGTCTTTATTTACTGCAAAAATTATTTTCGAGCTTGACATACCTGCAAGATGCTGAACTGCACCGGAAATACCGCATGCAACATATAATGTTGGAGATACAGTTTTACCTGTCTGACCTACCTGCTCAGAATGTGGTCTCCAGCCGGCATCAACAACTGCACGTGAAGCACCTACAGCACCGCCAAGAGCAGAAGCAAGATTTTCGATCAGATGATAATTTTCAGGTCCTTTGAGTGCTCTACCACCTGAAACTACAATGTCAGCTTCAAGAACGTCGAGCTTGCCTTCATTTCGGAGAATATTTGTAACCTTAACTTTTGCTTCAGCAGTTGAAGTTTCTGCATTTATGCTTTCAACATTCATACCTGAAACAGGATTTTTCACCGAAGTAAATACGTTAGGTCTTAATGATAATACTTTGTTTGATGTATTAAACATAGATGTAATTATTGCTTTTCCTGCGTAAACAGGCTTTTGTACACTAATTTCCCCATTTTCAATTTTTATGCCAACAACATCTGCGACATATCCTGCACCTATACCTACTGAAACTCGCGGTGCTAATTCAAGTCCTGTCGCATTAGCTGAGAACAGCACTGTATCGAATCCTTTTGATTTGATAACACGATTTAAAATGGAGGCATGTTGGGATGAAGAATAACTTGAATCACCATCAAAATTAACGAGTATAGCATTTTTCAATCCATATTCTTCTGCTGTTTTTGCTTGTTCGGCAGTTCCACCGATTAAAATCCCCGTAACATCATCGCCAATTAATGATGCCGCAGAAATAAGCTCATAAGAAACTCTTTTAAGAGAACTTTTGTTAGGTTCGAGATAAACTAAAATTTTGCTCATAATTTATATATTTCCTTTTTACTTATTTACTTAATTATATTACTTTAGCATCTTCTTGGAGACTGCGAATAATTTCGGCAATATCGGCATCTGAATCTCCTAAAATTTTACCGACTCTTTGTTTGCTTGGAAGTTCCATACCTATAACAGAAACAGTAGATTCAACCGATTTGGCATCAATTTCATCAATAGGTTTCTTTTTAGCTTTCATAATATCGGGCAATTTTGGATAGCGTGGTTCATTAAGTCCTTTCTGGCAACTTATCAGGCATGGCAATGTAGCTTCAACTGCTTCTTTACCGCCTTCTATATCACGCTCCGCTTTTACTTCATTTCCAATAACTTCAAGCTTTGAGACAACTGAAATCGAAGGAATATCAAGCAGACCTGCAACCATAGAAGGAACTTGGAATGAATCAAAATCAACACTTTGGCGACCTGCAAATATTATATCATAAGATACTGTTTTTGCATATTCTGCAAGATTGAAAGCAGTCTGATATGAATCCAGATTTTCACCTTTAATAAATACCGCATTATCAGCGCCCATTGCAAGTGCTGTTCTCAGGATTTCACTTGATTCAGCGGAACCTACTGTAACTGCTGTAACTGTACCGCCATTTTTTTCTCTAAGTCTTAGTCCTTCTTCAAGTGCAAATTCATCATAAGGATTTAGAATGTACTTAACACCTTTGCTATCAATGTTTTTACCGTCAACACCAACAAAAATTTTGGTCGCTGTATCGGGTACTCTTGATACAAATACAAGAATATTCATTAAATTACTCCGATTTTAGAATCTAAATAAAATATTGTTTATATAATAATTAAAGTTAAACGAATTTATAGTTAATTATTTTATTTTCTCACAATTTTCTTAAATTATCAAAAATATATCAGGGTAGTCAGTTGTTGATATTTGTTAATGATATAAATACATCTCGTCAGTTGTTATTACTGACGAGATGACATACAATCACAAACAAATTCAAAAATTAGATTTTCTTTGCTACAAGAGTAAGTATCGTTGCTTGGGTTACGAGCTCATTATTTTGATTAAAGACTTCGACATCCCATTTC
Protein-coding sequences here:
- a CDS encoding electron transfer flavoprotein subunit beta/FixA family protein, whose amino-acid sequence is MNILVFVSRVPDTATKIFVGVDGKNIDSKGVKYILNPYDEFALEEGLRLREKNGGTVTAVTVGSAESSEILRTALAMGADNAVFIKGENLDSYQTAFNLAEYAKTVSYDIIFAGRQSVDFDSFQVPSMVAGLLDIPSISVVSKLEVIGNEVKAERDIEGGKEAVEATLPCLISCQKGLNEPRYPKLPDIMKAKKKPIDEIDAKSVESTVSVIGMELPSKQRVGKILGDSDADIAEIIRSLQEDAKVI
- a CDS encoding lycopene cyclase domain-containing protein yields the protein MEAKFTYLLLNLFTISYPLAQSFEWRLTYYKSWYALFPAMLLTGIFFIVWDVLKTWYGVWSFNPEYLIGINIINLPLEEWLFFVTVPYACVFIYEVMNYYVKKDVFGNISKQISLILGIFILVSGLLNNDKAYTFVMFSLQGIYLILMSLYFKPKWFGRFFLAYLVSLIPFGLVNGILTALPVVIYNNAENLGIRLYTIPIEDTMYSMMLMMMNIHLYEFFKSKSLKKHLRINSY
- a CDS encoding electron transfer flavoprotein subunit alpha/FixB family protein produces the protein MMSKILVYLEPNKSSLKRVSYELISAASLIGDDVTGILIGGTAEQAKTAEEYGLKNAILVNFDGDSSYSSSQHASILNRVIKSKGFDTVLFSANATGLELAPRVSVGIGAGYVADVVGIKIENGEISVQKPVYAGKAIITSMFNTSNKVLSLRPNVFTSVKNPVSGMNVESINAETSTAEAKVKVTNILRNEGKLDVLEADIVVSGGRALKGPENYHLIENLASALGGAVGASRAVVDAGWRPHSEQVGQTGKTVSPTLYVACGISGAVQHLAGMSSSKIIFAVNKDKDAPIFKVADYGLVGDIFDILPKLTEKVKAIKG
- a CDS encoding PspC domain-containing protein, translating into MTKQLYRSGRNKFIGGVAGGLGEYFDVDPVIIRVIFIVSLFAWGLSLIVYIALWIFVPLSDDIEGVEFSEDVKAEVPEVEKIIYEARQNQRRIIGGSILIAFGMLFLLKRFIPQIDLSYIWPLILVGFGAYIIYKASKKNGGVL